The Falco cherrug isolate bFalChe1 chromosome 15, bFalChe1.pri, whole genome shotgun sequence genome includes a region encoding these proteins:
- the LOC102045924 gene encoding rho GTPase-activating protein 20-like: MKPIAQRRRSAPSAITKALSKSKYHSRETTLSSSHSDNGLPSGVFSSPGSTFILDERVQLTVGLQTQERHLILFSDVLVIAKSKSSSSLKLKKQVPLSEVWTGTSLSEVTEKKMDLENSFVIGWPTTNYVVTFSSADVKERWLSALLWHISEVKQNEYPKNLNLQIYVLDADNCSSTTAVNVSNVESAESVIKKTLLQLGLPGRTSEHHLWVISGKDDTAYPLIGHEHPFSIALNYIRDSADQQQGSNNNTLLADGTKASFFDQLPKEKQRQFVLKPRLQAPVQLRRESLQKHTKRKKSLIDWALRRSTNTPTNSPPSQSPTTPRKLFGLSLSSVCPDGILPKPIMDMLLLLYHEGPSTRGIFRRSANAKTCKELKEKLNSGDDVQVDGESVFVAAAVITDFLRNIPDSVLSSDMHGLWMEAVDTENRAHKIEAIKSLVNQLPEANLILLRHLFGVLHHIEQNSGVNQMNAFNLALCIAPNMLWLPSPMGPEEESRSTKKVALLVQFLIENSGEIFGGDIASLFQRPDKKPKNSEESLGIGLVQHDDSSDELEFSACDPEGQKHHLVPETDAFFEPSSSLLLSEDQEDWDLFSEITACYQSKARKNTSADSYDLLEEEGSFCSIGSIRTLSLARDRCLSEPSVCLSSQLPAQSHEPVARQSSCDATIMHSHTDYIHRLKQLQVESQKLIDEGLSPGVNKARQNLWQSPQTSSRVKQLSLQKSSLSNRSSFSSLSSATTSPSASSLSSLDSAFSYCSESSAISPTDVSSLPFMFGTSARLHAVSPKITKRSPKGWHKSFTSPVPLHLCDLDSSPEDEPQAVESSHSVEERESSPSVSTVAVGSPRTDIDWEEEERHLGYGGGPGPGLRSQDYTEELERKPELPAASPASKRSPQSSHQQHREKAVKNVEIKSVDSCPPSQESLKRTKITFYVAPNKESCWGSPVEEEEKNDMVNTSSSDSPSSSSEQSFSKGLQTARVHIPQTVFYGQNTPLVLQSVSRRYHHEQMSPSPQAEPREPPPSASAPQELESKPVEMAQAPAQSKGFNTFRHTIRIILPTSIRNTVREYFKHDETKTCPVAEAEAVENELLRSRVEWLRSQQRAEGANEEHDAEAFAEETFV; the protein is encoded by the exons GGAAACCaccctttcctcttcccattcAGACAATGGGCTGCCAAGTGGGGTGTTCAGCAGCCCAGGCTCCACTTTCATCCTGGACGAGCGAGTACAGCTAACCGTGGGCCTGCAGACACAGGAAAGACATTTGATCTTGTTCAGTGATGTGCTGGTCATCGCCAAGTCGAA GTCCTCCTCCAGCCTGAAGCTGAAAAAGCAGGTGCCTCTGAGTGAAGTGTGGACTGGCACCAGTCTCAGCGAAGTGACAGAGAAAAAGATGGATCTGGAGAATTCGTTTGTCATTGGCTGGCCTACCACCAACTATGTTGTCACCTTCAG CTCAGCTGACGTGAAGGAACGATGGTTGTCAGCATTACTGTG gCACATCAGTGAGGTAAAACAGAACGAATATCCAAAGAATCTAAACCTTCAGATCTATGTGCTGGATGCTGACAACTGTTCTTCT actACTGCAGTCAATGTGTCCAATGTGGAAAGTGCAGAGAGTGTGATTAAGAAGACCCTTCTACAGCTTGGACTCCCT GGCAGAACAAGTGAGCACCACCTCTGGGTGATCTCAGGAAAAGACGACACGGCTTACCCTCTCATTG GGCACGAGCATCCTTTCAGCATCGCATTGAACTATATCCGGGACTCTGCTGACCAGCAACAAGGAAGCAACAATAACACCCTCCTGGCTGATGGGACAAAGGCTTCCTTCTTTGATCAgctgccaaaggaaaaacagcGTCAATTTGTCCTGAAACCTCGGCTCCAAGCTCCAGTGCAGCTGAGGAGAG agtcACTGCAGAAGCACACCAAGAGGAAGAAGTCCCTGATTGACTGGGCCCTGCGCCGCAGCACCAACACCCCCACAAACAGCCCTCCATCGCAGTCCCCTACCACCCCACGGAAGCTCTTCGGTCTGTCTCTGTCCTCTGTCTGTCCTGACGGGATCCTTCCCAAGCCAATCATG GATATGCTGCTCCTTCTGTACCACGAGGGTCCCTCTACCAGAGGCATTTTCAGACGTTCTGCCAATGCCAAGACTTGCAAGGAACTGAAAGAGAAGCTGAATTCTGGAGATGATGTCCAAGTGGATGGAGAGTCAGTCTTTGTGGCTGCAGCTGTCATCACG GATTTTCTCCGAAATATACCTGACAGTGTTCTATCCTCAGACATGCACGGACTGTGGATGGAAGCTGTGGACACGGAAAATCGGGCACATAAGATTGAAGCCATCAAAAG TCTGGTCAACCAGCTTCCAGAAGCCAACCTCATCTTACTCAGACACCTCTTTGGAGTCCTCCATCATATTGAGCAGAACTCTGGCGTGAATCAGATGAATGCCTTTAACCTGGCTCTTTGCATAGCACCCAATATGCTGTGGCTACCCAGTCCCATGGGGCCTGAAGAGGAAAGCAGGTCTacaaaaaag GTGGCTTTGTTAGTGCAGTTCCTGATTGAAAACTCGGGAGAGATTTTTGGAGGTGACATTGCTTCCTTGTTCCAAAGGCCAGACAAGAAGCCCAAAAACTCAGAGGAATCTCTGG GCATAGGCTTGGTTCAGCATGATGATTCCTCTGATGAGCTGGAATTTTCTGCTTGTGACCCAGAAGGACAAAAGCACCACCTGGTCCCTGAAACAGATGCCTTTTTTGAACCATCCAGCAGCTTGTTACTCAGTGAGGATCAGGAAGACTGGGACCTCTTCAGTGAGATCACAGCCTGCTACCAGAGCAAAGCCCGGAAGAACACCAGCGCAGACAGCTATGACCTCCTGGAAGAGGAGGGCTCCTTCTGCTCCATTGGCTCAATACGCACACTCAGCCTGGCCAGGGACCGGTGCTTGTCAGAGCCCAGCGTCTGCCTCAGCTCCCAGCTACCCGCACAGAGCCACGAGCCGGTGGCCCGTCAATCCAGCTGCGATGCCACCATTATGCACAGCCATACAGACTACATCCACCGGCTCAagcagctgcaggtggagaGCCAGAAGTTGATTGACGAAGGCCTAAGCCCTGGGGTTAATAAGGCCAGGCAGAACTTGTGGCAGTCACCTCAGACCAGCTCTAGGGTGAAGCAGCTCAGCCTTCAGAAATCCAGCCTGTCCAACAGGTCCAGCTTCTCTAGCCTGTCCtctgccaccacctccccatCTGCCTCCTCGCTCAGCTCCTTAGACAGTGCTTTCTCCTACTGCTCAGAGTCATCGGCCATTAGTCCCACAGACGTCTCATCCCTGCCATTCATGTTTGGCACGTCTGCCAGACTTCATGCTGTGTCTCCCAAGATCACCAAGAGGTCCCCAAAAGGGTGGCACAAGTCCTTCACATCTCCTGTGCCTTTACATCTGTGTGACCTGGACAGTTCCCCTGAGGATGAACCCCAGGCTGTAGAAAGCAGTCACTCCGTTGAAGAGAGGGAAAGTTCTCCATCTGTCAGCACAGTTGCTGTGGGAAGCCCACGAACTGACATTGactgggaggaagaggagagacaCTTGGGCTATGGTGGGGGCCCTGGCCCGGGGCTCAGGAGCCAAGATTATACTgaagagctggaaagaaaacctgagctcccagctgccagcccagccagcaagAGATCCCCAcagagcagccaccagcagcacagggagaaggCGGTGAAGAACGTAGAAATCAAAAGTGTTGATTCCTGCCCTCCAAGCCAGGAAAGCCTGAAGCGCACCAAGATAACATTTTATGTGGCCCCAAATAAAGAAAGCTGTTGGGGTTCTCcagtggaagaggaagagaagaatgaCATGGTGaacaccagcagcagtgactcacccagcagcagcagtgagcaaAGCTTCTCCAAAGGCTTGCAGACTGCGAGAGTCCATATCCCCCAGACAGTTTTCTATGGGCAGAATACCCCTCTCGTCCTGCAGTCTGTCTCCAGGCGCTACCACCACGAACAAATGAGCCCATCCCCACAGGCAGAGCCCAGAGAGCCCCCCCCAAgtgcctctgctccccaggagctggagagCAAGCCAGTGGAAATGGCGCAGGCGCCAGCCCAGAGCAAGGGCTTCAACACATTCAGGCACACCATCCGCATCATCCTCCCCACCTCCATTCGAAACACCGTCAGGGAGTATTTCAAGCACGATGAAACCAAGACCTGTCCTGTGGCCGAGGCAGAAGCAGTGGAGAACGAACTCCTGCGGAGCAGGGTGGAGTGGCTCAGGAGCCAGCAACGGGCAGAGGGAGCCAACGAGGAGCATGATGCAGAGGCGTTTGCAGAAGAGACATTTGTCTAG
- the LOC102045755 gene encoding adrenodoxin, mitochondrial-like has protein sequence MIAQGISGLMRPLRSRLNVSKIRLIYLCGMTEQHRTPTRQGSERRFSSTNKLRDAPGELSSADQVMVHFINRDGERLTATAKEGESLLEVVVNQNLAIDGFGACEGTLACSTCHLIFEKDTFQKLDAASDEELDMLDLAYGLTETSRLGCQVCIKKSMDGLTVRVPMDVADIRRQQEVGKRSKQ, from the exons ATGATAGCTCAAGGCATCTCTGGGCTCATGCGACCCTTGAGAAGTAGACTGAACGTGAGCAAAATCCGCTTGATTTATCTCTGTGGGATGACTGAGCAGCATCGCACACCCACCAGGCAGGGGTCAGAGAGACGCTTCAGCTCCACGAACAAGCTCCGGGATGCTCCTGGGGAATTGAG CTCTGCGGACCAGGTGATGGTGCATTTTATAAATCGTGATGGAGAACGACTTACGGCCACAGCCAAAGAAGGGGAGAGTTTGCTGGAAGTCGTAGTCAATCAAAACTTGGCCATCGATGGATTTG GTGCATGTGAAGGGACACTAGCCTGCTCTACCTGTCACCTCATCTTTGAGAAGGACACCTTCCAAAAGCTGGATGCCGCCTCAGATGAAGAGCTGGACATGCTGGACTTGGCGTATGGACTCACAGAGAC atCTCGCCTTGGCTGCCAGGTGTGCATTAAGAAGTCGATGGATGGTCTGACAGTGAGGGTCCCCATGGATGTAGCAGACatcaggaggcagcaggaggttGGAAAGCGAAGCAAACAGTAG